Genomic segment of Hippocampus zosterae strain Florida chromosome 12, ASM2543408v3, whole genome shotgun sequence:
TCCCCGATTACCGAAGGTGGCCACCGcgtttaactcattcggtaccagccaaatctggaccaagtctgaaaagacgtttaaaaacgtcattgggagtgaaagaGTTCATCGCCTTCGGCCACACAGTGAAATTTTGACTTCCCGCGGCGAGACCGTCAGGAACAACAAGGATGACACCACGTGTAATCCTTCACGTGCGGCTCACCTTCACCCAGATCCAAGACGGCCAGCACGGCACTGCTGCGGGCCTCTCCCAGGTAGTTACTGGCAATGCAGGTGTAGAGGCCGGCATCGCCGGGCTTGCAATCCCGAATCCAGAGGCCTCCGTACTCCTGGTTTTCCATGTTGAGGAGCTCGTCATTGTGGTACCAGTACAGCGAAGGCTGGGGGTCTGCGCAAACGGTCACCTTGAGCCGGATGTCGCAGCCCGTCCCGACGGCGGCATTCCGCATCTTGCGCGTGAAAACCGGCGGAGTCGGCCTGGGAAGGGAGGGTCCTCGGGGCTCGGCGAGCGTTTGCTCCGGGCTGACTTTGGAGCGCTTGGACGGCATGACGGCACTCGGGGGCGCTTCGCCCACCTCCTTCTTCGGGGACGCGTCCCCTTCCGATTTTTTCATTCTGTTATCGAGTCTGTTATCGTATGGCTGGGGCACGAATTAAATTGTCGAATTTCGGAGACACCTGATGTCACATTTTGGAATTTCCAGATCCTTCAAGTCTCTCAGATGCCCTTGGTGCCGCTGAAGTAAAGCCCAAAAGGTTACCTGCCGATTCGGGAGAAGGAGCCGGGTGCCAGTCTCCGACACGGGGATATATTTAGTGCCAGACCCCCTTGGATCACGTTGCAATAACAACGCCTTGGACTGGTGTCTCTTGAAAGTGACGACCGTgggccctttttttcttctcgcccTGCTCTCGAGCTCTCGGTCAGCATTCCCGGCGAGTGTGACTCTTCTCTGCGTTTTCCTTTGATAGGCTGCAAGTCCCGCTTGGTTTCTGCAGCTGGGGGTCAATCCACCGTCCCGTGGCTCGGACAGTGCCCCCCGCCTTCCTTTTCCCATGAGCTAATGCACCCCATGCGtacctcccccccccacaccgccACCGCCTCCGCTGCCGCCTGTTTGGAGGGGGAAATCACAAACGTGGGCCCAGCAAGCCTGACAATGGCAGCTGCCACCGGCGAACGGCCACGCCCCCTTTGTCGTTTTTAGCCAGCCCAGTCAAACTTGGCAGAACGCAGGGTGCTGCATTGGTACCGGACAGCTATCGCGTTTAAGAGGTTCTGACATGGCAAAGTATGACTATTGTAGGCTCATTGTAattataagtcaagtcaagttaattgtatttattgagcAAACATatatgcaacacacctgattcaaacgaacgGGTTCAATGCCAGGCTtacgcagagcttgctgatgatctgatcattcgAATCAGGTGTGATGCAACAGGGAGACGCGGAAAACCCTCCAGGacccgactttgacacctaaCTGTTCCGTAaagcgctttgtgactgctgctgctgttgtgaaatcgCCATATCAATAAAGTTGTCTTGTAAATAAAGGCTCGGCTCGTCACTCGTGATTCAATACATGCAGTTGAACACTAGGGGGCAATAAAATGCCTTGGATGTTAATAGTCCCCATCGATGACCAGTGCAAGAAAACTTAAAATGCAAAGGTACTAAattgcatatatgcttatatatattttatatttataaaatatagataaaatataataacatatatttattatattttatattgcacttatattgaactgtgtacagctctcttcatatttatttttgtgcttgcaaacactttttcttctttctaccccccaaatttgctgctgcagacggtaaatgtccccagtgtgggaaaaataaaggatatcttgtttaaaaaaaaaaaaaaaaaggaaagagagcTCATTTTGTCTTGAGGTGGTACAAAACATCCTGTTTTGTCATCATGTTGACATGCGTTTGCGTGTTGCAAAACTTGAGAAACATATTTTCTCACGTTTCTCTCCCAAATCGTAATCGGAAGGAGGGTGAGTGTCGTTTGGCACGTTGTACTCTTTCTATGTTTGCATCATCACGTGCGTTTGTTCCAACTGAGCCGCCGTTTAACGAGGCCTTTCTTTTTACCATGACACCACCTTTGATAACCCAATTCTTAGCTGCACTAGAGAAGTTAAATTGTGTAGAAGGTGTTCCGGAGAAGGTGTTGACGTCCCTGCGTCCAGACTGCAAGTGAATGTCACATGCGCAAAGTCACCAATGGATATTTTAATCGTGTCTTTCCCACCCCAGCATATGAACACCCAGAGAGATTTTGGATTCCCCCTGTGGAGGAGGAACCTTGGTTTCATGGTCATGATCAGAATTGACTTGGGTGTTCAATTTTCACACAAGCAGAAATTGCAATCGTAGAATATTTACAAGTTTGTTGATTTCCGCAAGTGTCCCTTCGGAGTTCTTTACATGAACGCGGACGTGATCTCGGACGAGAGCGAAGACCTGCTGGTCCTGGACACCGAGGCTTTCTCCAGGACGCCCGCCTTCCTCATCAGCTGCTGCAACCTCCTCCTGAACTTCTCTCCCACAAAAGCGTAGAGCACCGGGTTGACGCAGCTGTGCAGCAGGCCCAGGCTGTGCGTGGCCAGCATGGCCCGATCCACCGCCAAGCGGGCGGGGCAGCCGTACCGCACGATCTTGGCGCGGAAGAAGGTGTCCGTCATCACGGCCAAGTGATACGGCGTCCAGCACAGCAGGAAGGCCGCCACCACGAACGCGATCACCCGCATGGCCCGCTGCCTCCGGAACCCGCCGCGGATGCGAAGGAGGCGCTGGATGGTGACGCCGTAGCAGGGCAGCATGACGGCCAGCGGGACGATGAAACCGAGAGAGTGGCGGAGGACCCTGGTGGCCAGGCGCCACTCGTCGGCGCTGCGCGGGTCGTAGTACTCGGCGCACACCAAGTGGCCGGAGGACGAGAACGACGAGTACAGGAGTCCCGGCAGGGACAGGAGGGCTCCCACGGTCCAGACCGCGGCGCAGATTCCCCAGCTGAGCAGCCGCCGGTCGGACCGGCGGGCCTCCATGGCTCGGACGATGACCATGTAGCGGTCCATGCTGATGCACGTCAGGAAGAGGATGCTGGAGTAGAAGCTGAGCTCTTGGACGATGGTGACCACTTTGCACAGTTGGTCTCCGAACACCCAACCCTTGGTGACGGAGGTGGCCCAGAACGGGAGCGTGACGGCCAGCAGCACGTCGGCCGCGGCCAGGTGCAGGAGGTACAGGTCCGAAGGCGGGAGCGCCTGCTTGCTCAGACCGATCACCAGGCCCACCACCAGATTCCCGGGAATGGCCAAAAGGAAGACGACGACGTAAAAGACGCTGATAAAGACGCCGGCGGCCTCCGGGATGGTGAAGGGGCTGCAGGGTTGCGTCTCGGGGTCGAGGACGAAGTCGGTGTCATTGTAGGTGAAGTTGAGTTCGTCGTACGCCGAGCCAAAGTCGATGGCGTAGGACGCCGAGCTTAGATCTGGAGGGGTGGACAGGAAGTCCGACTCAATAAACGTCCAGGTGgccttaaggcaggggtgtcaaactcattttagagttacagcttccctcggagggccgttatgaaactacacaattattacttgtacacaacaaataaatagatTACTAATTAGTCAAGTCAGTTCTGATACAGATctgagcaagttgacacacatgatttgctttggcgggccaagtaaaatgacctggcgggccagatttgggcccccgggcctcgagtttgacgcGTGTGCCGTGAGGCTTGCGCACGAGTCAGACTTCGGTTCCGATCGGTCACGTTGCATGTAGGGACAAATAAGCTTACGTTGAGAACTCGGGACCGTTTCGAGGCTTTGTTTTCAGCAAAAGCGGGGACCGCAAGCCTGGACTGCTTGCCACTCAATGACCAATCACTTTTTTCATCCAAGAGCAAGAGCGCCCAATGTGTcgattttctatttatttttgaaacactGAAAAGGACAATCGTTTTGGATTGTCAAGATTTCTGGGTGGCCACCAGATGAgatccaaacccccccccccccccccccccccccgcactgagcaatgagcacattttgaaccgaaacaaaagcaaagttaGCTGACCATTTGTAAAACCTCCAAAAGggcccccgggccgtagtttggataGCCAACAGTTTTTATTGAATTAATCTCAGCAGACTTTTGGCAAGGCAAGATTTCAGGCGAGAGTATTCGGCTACTTTACGGACTGTTTGCCAGTTCTGCTTATCAGTGATAAAACACCGGCAATGCGCCATCCACTACCCCACCGCGCTACCCTCACAAAATATACACGTCGATCATGTCAGTTTTAAACTGCCACCCCCGCACTGCACACAATGGAATTAAAAGTCCTTCAATTGAATTGTGGCTCAATCGATTTCCATTTTCAATCCAAAGGCAGTAAACGGACCGCAAAAAGCATTTTGAAGGTTTTGAGTACTTGCCAGTCATTCTGGTGGCTCCCGTGCGGCAGCCGATGCGCTCAAGTGTGTCACAAGAAATTGGCCTTTCTTGACACTCCTCCcatcaccgttttttttttttatccatttgcgTAAATCAAAGGACCGCGTGCCATTTTGTAATTCAAGTAACAATGTGTTCAGTCACCCGTCTCAAGTTTGAAGAAAGCGTTACTTACTCATGCTCATGCTTGTGGCTGGTCCTCAGCTTGGCTTCTTTGTGCTTTGTCGAATCGTTTTGCGATTTCACTCAATCAGGTGGTTGGGCTTTTCTTCAacccaaagaagaagaaggaacaaAAAGGTCCACAAAAAACACTTCCCCCTTTGACATGCGGGCCAAATGTTTTGTCATAAGATGTACGCCGTCACGCTGTTTGTGGACATAAAAGAGAAACGGGGATTTTACATTTAACATTTGATGATTTATAAAAAcacttagggcggcccggtagtccagtggttagcacgtgggcttc
This window contains:
- the LOC127611512 gene encoding C-X-C chemokine receptor type 2-like, which translates into the protein MTDLSSASYAIDFGSAYDELNFTYNDTDFVLDPETQPCSPFTIPEAAGVFISVFYVVVFLLAIPGNLVVGLVIGLSKQALPPSDLYLLHLAAADVLLAVTLPFWATSVTKGWVFGDQLCKVVTIVQELSFYSSILFLTCISMDRYMVIVRAMEARRSDRRLLSWGICAAVWTVGALLSLPGLLYSSFSSSGHLVCAEYYDPRSADEWRLATRVLRHSLGFIVPLAVMLPCYGVTIQRLLRIRGGFRRQRAMRVIAFVVAAFLLCWTPYHLAVMTDTFFRAKIVRYGCPARLAVDRAMLATHSLGLLHSCVNPVLYAFVGEKFRRRLQQLMRKAGVLEKASVSRTSRSSLSSEITSAFM